The sequence below is a genomic window from Theobroma cacao cultivar B97-61/B2 chromosome 6, Criollo_cocoa_genome_V2, whole genome shotgun sequence.
attttacagAACTTTAATCTATCAGAAGTCAAAGGactacataaaataaatatcataatatatattacttattttaattaattgcttaATTACTTATCACACTAAAtcctaaatatttttaaaattaaataatattattaatttaattaactaatttatatAACTAAtcctaaatttaataatataattaaattatacgTCAGTAGATGTTAACACAAACAtcaattgaaaacaaaaaccaacTTAAATACtagaattattaaaattttatatgttaccaacatattaatttattacaatcttatttaatttaaattattttaaaaatatttagtaatatttaataaatttaacataaaccttaattaatttaaatattgtttaattaactaatattattaatttaattcatttctaaaaaacaaattaaaaaatttttcattaatttgattagttaaattctttaattaccCTAAACTAcaaccttaattaatttaattaattttaacttttattaaattttcacatttaattaattgcttaCCCTAAACCTTAAGTAAgctaaataattttaaatttttctaaatttaataatttaatttattggttAATTACTAATACATCcctaatttaaatgaaatatataatattatgcATCATATTTctgatttaattaattttttatttacttatataaaatatttattccaTTGCTAAACTactaattaaaacatttttttataaatttgattagttaaattctttaaaaacccTATAATagaatcttaattaatttaactaatttaaattattctaaattttctcatttaattaattgcttaATTACCCTAAActttaattaagttaaatgattttacttatACAATCTAGATGATCTATTTGATCGATCTTCCTTCAAACAGCCTATTTTCATCAAGtttccattttccattttccacattgctaatattaataatgataGCAATTGTTTGCAAACCAAATCCCAATTAATAGCACAATATCCGAATTGTTTGCAGTCAATTAATAGCGCAACATAAACAACCTAACAATACATTGTTTTTTAATGCTTTAATGTATACAGCTTTTAATGCTTCTAAATTATGAAGTGATTTGCTTTTTCaccttttaatttattaatctGCCACcttaagtttaattttggaaTGGACTAGAACATTTTATCTGgtccttcttttctttaatggAATACTTTACTTTAtgctaataattaaatttcatgATTCTTGTCTTACAAGTGATGTTATTTCACattactttaatttagagTTCGCTGTGACCTTATATTCAGATGATGTAATTTCTAGGGAAATGGTGagaaatgaatgaacataTATTATTCAGGCAAACAATGGAGAATTAATCTTATAATCAGTACACTTTATAATCTTTTACAATACCAAATAATCCTGAACAGCCTCTAATGATAAGTCTGTCCAAGAACACTATAGCTTCAACCTAAAAGGCTAAGGTATATATCCTCCACCCTTAATCAACTGAAAAGCGGATTGCTTTAATTTATCTAAACATGAAACCTAATTTCAATTAAGAATCTAGCAaacctatatatatatctatatatatatatatatatgaataacattttttaatcCAATCTGTCCCATTAGGAACAAcaaccaaattaattaatcaatcaatgAAACCAATGATTGTCAAGGTCTTACATCCTACCTATATATTAGCTTGATTTATGTATACATGAAGATGCACCAGATATGTCAGTCCGAGGTTTGGATTCGAAAGACTTGAGAGCAGCTATAAACCGAGCAAAAGGCCTGGAATGTCATCAGGAACAGGAGCATAATTGCGGCCAGCAATGTGAGAAACTGCCAGGAACCATAAACATACTGCTTAAAGAAGTCTGTGGCTTTAACATTCCATCTGCCATTGTGATATTTGTTAACATCTTCAATCACTTTATCCAAGAAAGGGACTTTGGTCAGCCTGATGGACTTGCTCATCCCATTCCACATGTCTGCAGCCTCTTTGTCACTCTTCAAATGGTTCAGAATAATGCCCCTTTCTCTTAGCAATTTGACATCCTCCTCAGTATCAATAATCCCATTCATTAATTCAGTATAGCGAGTAAACACTAGAGGCCCTGACGCATTTGATGCTTCATATGCCACCAAGTTCCTCAAGACAACCTCTGTGTTAATGTCTAAGCAGACCATGGGGAGGTATAAAGTAACAGTCGTGACATCAAAACTGATGGTTGAAATGTTACCATTAGTTGGCAAAATACGGACACCAGCTTTTGAGAGGTCAGCTACGGAAGGGATTGCGATCTCCTCTATAAGAGGTGGTTTATGGATGCTGAAATTGCTTGCAGATGATATAAcctcttcttccttctcttttatGAAGCATAAGTACTCGATTGGTTTTCTCAGGATCGAAAATCCAGGGAGGTTAGAGAGGATTTTCCAGGGCAAGTTAAGTATGAGTCTAACAGGTCCGGACTTCAGGGCTGCTTTGATTAGCCGTGTTGGAGCACAATTCATAGTTGAGAACATCTTCCATATCTCACTCAAGAGCCACTTCGCATAACTTGAGTCCAGCACAGGATTGCTTTGTTTGTCTTTTGTggtttctttattttgatcCTCCGGTTGTTGGATTGGTTCGGACTGTTCTTCCAGTTTCGGCACGATCATATTGTACAGGAAGTCTAGAACATGAGGACACTTGGAGATATCAATCTTTGGCAAGTTCTTCATCATTTTGAAAGGGGAGAGCTCTCGACATAGTCCCCTTAACATCAAAAGCGACAAATCATCGGCTGCTTCCAACGACGAGAATTGGACTTCTAGCACCTTTCGCAGTACAAACAATGGAATCTGATTCTCAAGCATCATAATGTCTCTGAGAATCGAATTGTGAGCTGATTTTGCTCCTGCATGATCAACCAAATGGGACATTCTCGAGCACACTTCTGATGATAAAGTCTTTCCTTCATGGAAAACATAGATTTGAAGAAACTCGAGCAAAAATGACGTACTAATGGCCATCATCCAAGCTAAAGTTTCAGAATCCAGATCCAAGTACTTGTGATAACAAGCTCGAATCCTTGGGTCAACCTGTTCCAGTTGTTCAACAAGATCTTCAAATGTAGGACACTGCAATTGCTTTTGGGTTcttttcgctgcagctagCTTATATCTCTCCATCTCATAAAGGTCTGGTCGCCAATAATGATAAGGACTGATACCAACCTGCTGCGGGGTGTAACAGTCAGGGCTACTGGACATCAGTGCTTTCGGAACATTAAAGATAGAGACCGGAATTTCAATATCATCTTCTAGCTCTTCATCAAGGAATCTACGAATGTTGATCACCCATCGAAATTCGTCGCAATTTGAACTGAAATTGGAGGTCATTGTTGTCTGGAGAGAAGACATGTCGATTTTTATGTTATtgctttcctttctttttggcTTGGGATGTTCTTGTTGTCgttggtggtggtggtggtggtgttCTTGGCCACTTTTTGGAGAAGATTTGGCAGTTTTGGTGCAGCTGGGATTGTGAGAATGAACCTTTTATAGGCGCAATTAGAGAGCATAAATATCACCATTATTGATGTTATCTTTATTTCATACTTCAACTAaccaaaagaaataagaaatgtGTTTCTCATTTTCACATCAAATTTCCTAAGGCTTTTACCACACTTCCACGGCTCTCCCTTTACCACCGGGCGGGTATATGCTTGACTAATGCAAGCATACCTGCTCACAgcgattttatttgtataaataCTACATACCTACCTACTTACATTAATGTACCTATGTTAATTCCTTGAATTCCAATGAtaaaaaatctgaaaatattatgattttaataaaataattctaccTGTCCAACACTTTTGAGTTTTTTCCtaacttaaattttttctgCCTGGATGTTGCAAAAATTTGTTACATAAACTTAAGAATGAGATCTACCGATTTATAAGTCAATTATTCATAAATACatgtttaaaattgaattaattgaattttttgatatCTCTCCTCTTTAATTTCTAatcattatttaatttctgaggatgattttttttagccctaaaaaaaaaagtattttcgAAAATAGTCTacttcttaattttaattgctttttgccaaaaaaaaaaatttagacaaaTTACTCTTAGTGAAAACTCCTCATACTCAAacgtgaaaaaaattttattttttagaaaggaaaaatcaacACTACCACTACTCACAAACAATAATACAAAGGTGCAAAAGCTAACAATAAAAGATTTAAagtacaaaaaaagaaagatgaaaaaaaaagggccatcatcataatcattcTCTCATACACATAAATGAacaaatagagaaaaagaaaaagagaagttgaGACGAAGCTATTTGGTTTTCGATGattgttttatcttttttttttttttacctttaagTGGTGGGGTTGTTGTGGAAGGATCCCAAAACCTTGATAGCTATAGCTCTAAAGATGTATTGATGGTATGCAACTATTGTAAGAGCTCTAACGAAAAAACCAAcccaaaaaatttagaaaaaatctTGTTACttatcatgttgaaaaaaaaaaatattacacgTCGTATTTAACTCAAAAGTTTATGTCTTAGTGAAATACAAAGATAAAGACCAACTTACATACCATGTTTAGAAGATAATATTATTACACactatattcaaaaaaatattgttacacaccatgtttaGTTTTAAGAGTTTATGTTCTagtgaaatacaaaaaatatagaCCAAGTTACATGCCCtgttgataaaaaattataacatgTCATATTTAAGGTGTTTAACTTCAAGAGTTTATGTCCTAGTGAAACACAAAAATAGAGATCAAGTTATACACCatgttaaacaaaaaaattgttacacgtcatattaaaaaaaaaaattaatacacGTCATGTTTAATGTGTTTAACtctaataatttatattctaCTAAAATACAAAGATAGACACCAAGTTACATgacatattgaaaaaaaattattacaggtcatgttgaaaaaaaaagttattacacACCATGTTTAAGGTGTTTAATGCCAAGAGTTTATGTTTTAGtgaaatacaaagaaaaagattaagttacatgccatgtttaATCCATGACATCTTTAATAGATTTGTTACATGCCAAGTGCATTAGAGTTGTTACATACAAATATCACGACTAACAATTTTGGGCAATATTGTCATAATCGACAGATTTTCCTTATTTAATTTCAACCTATCAACTTTGGGGTTCtgtaaatataaatcaataaacttAAGAACATATATTGATGCCATCTTTGCTCTTTGATTTGTAAATCGATGACGATATGATGAGAAGTAGACAGAGATATGGCAATGGTGGCAAAATTAGAGAGATCTCGATGATGGGAGAGTGAAATCGAGAGCACAACAAACGGATGCAGGGAAAGAATGcgggagagagaaatcgataaaattagagagagCTGGATGACGAGAGAGAAATTAGGAGCATAGTTGACAGATGCCCAAAAGATAAATTAGAAGAGAAAATTAGgataaatggtttaatttatttgaaatggCTTCAAGtgcatttttgtcaaatcatggcaaaaattaagtaaaaatagTTTACTTCATATTATGAGCTATTTTTGAAATGGCCTTATGAATTTGATGATTTCTTACAATTTCctcattatttaattataatatagaTAAAAGTGATGTAGTTTATTCTACTACATTTTACACTTTctaattaacattttttttcagtataagaatttttaatttcacataaaattaggaactcttgatttttttttgaatgtaTAGAACTTTACTTTATTAATCCATATAAGCTCAATAAACTAGGATGCACACCTTAggttttttattgtttttgttttgaaatttatgcaATTTTATTTCTAGTAGTTAAAGATGGAATCAGCAGAGGACTTTATTTGTACaaagataaattaaaagaaaagttgaGTAAATTCTGGATGATGttataatttacatatttCAGTTACTTAATTTCAATCTATTAACTATGAGATTCTATgaatataaatcaataaatttaaaaagatacaTTAATatcatcttctttttttatttataaatcgaTAACGATACGACGAGAATTAAGGATATTCAGGCACTCGCTCACTAACCACGCTAGTTATCCATATAAAGTCGTGATTTGGGAGCTATAACCCAGTCTCTCATCTACTGCCTTACCCTATTTTTAACAATCCCGTGTTGGAGATGCCTTGTCCGAACCTACTCCTTGCTGTCTAGACAGCGTTAAACACGTTGGTCATTTTGAACCATTCATGAAAACCATTACCTGACACCTTTAGGCACCAATCATATCAATGTCCTCTTATGCTGTCCGacttgaaaatatttgtgCCATTGAAATTAATGTCCAAATCCACCTTTATTAAACCATTGTCCTAATTATCTCCCATTCATTGCATCTTAGAGAATTATAGTGACCAGCCCGACTCTATTTTGAATTCCAAGTCAACCGATCAATCTCATCCCTCCTTTAATTGAGTCCTATTTTAATTCAACCTCTGCTCCATTGTAAACTCCTAAATCCATTCAAGCATGATCCGTTTTCTACTGCCACCTCACAATCTCCTGTTAAAcaaacatttcaaaaataaaccATTCCTTCTATGAATACAAGCATTTGTCAAGTAAGTCAGCATCATTGTTGGCTTCCCTATAAACATACATAGCTTTGCATTGGAGGAATCATATCTTCATATTCTCAATCTGAATTATGCATTGCCGGAATCTCCAAGGTGCCTCCTATggattataaaactatttgatGCGCATTGTGTGAATCACTTTCAATTAGTAACTTTATATGTGAATGCAGTAAACAATTAATGAAACTAATTAGAGCTTCGTTTATGGCTAGAATTTCGATAACGTTTGAATCTCCTTTCTCGATGAACTTTGAAAACAATACTTTAACTGAGCCACAATGGTCACGTAATATACCACCAATGCCGGCCTCTCCTATACTCCTTGATGCCACACCATCTAAGTAAAATAAGAACTCTTGATTTAAGATAACTTAATattctataaatatatatatatatatatatatattaaattgactcaatattttcttttttaaaccTTAATTCAGttaaattaattctttttagaagaaattacctcaatttaattaattaaatctttCAAACAAAAGAATCATGTAAGATAAAGTGATCAAAACAGGGTTGGATCtaacaaaaaggaaattgaaaggaaaaaatctAGAAAATTTTGCgtgaaaaagtcaaaatataATATGGTTTTAAGTATAATAATCATAcatgtgttttttattttgaggaaGGAATCTATATATGGATTAATATGTAACTCATATATAGGCATCTAGCCAATGGCTTAGACCGTACAATCGTACCCAGTCATGTATTGGGGAACAAAAGTTTAACGTGCAATATCAAAACTCTTAGATTTGGGCACTTGGATATTGATAGAACCAAACCCATGTCCAAAGCGAAGTGTGAAATGTAGTACGCTGAATAATCAAGGATAAGACTCAAAGGGCAGAATCTTATGGTTAGGTTGGCTTCATTGACCATTGACCTTACAACACgacaaattcatttttaatttgccTAAACTTGCTTTGCGCATGGTAATGTCattaaactaataattttttacgcTCGCAGTAACATTTTTACAGCTAATGTGTACTTCCCTTGTACTTTTCCCTCGTTAATATTTCatagttttaattattataaccTAATATAATAAGAAGACCTCCCTCTACTGTCTAACGCGTCTTTAGTCTTCACTAAATTTCTTCGCTTGCCTAGTTTAGGTAGCGGTTGGTTGTCCTCATTGTCTGAGGCTCGAGGCCGGTGCATGTCACGTAACCAATAACATTCAATTGGAATGGAAAAACTTCAACAGAATATTAacattgcttttgttttttgaagaACTTTCATTTATTTAAGAAGCACTTTACAAAACTACCACTATTATGTATTGCTTTGGTTTTTCAACGACATGTCAGTTTTattggaaagaaaaatgtaTACTAGTTACGTCATGTGTCACTGACCATGTTGTCCTTTTCtgttcctttcttttctgGGTCCACAATGAGAGGGTATGGCAAAGTCTTACTTGTATGTTTTCTAGTAAGACCCAGAAAGGTCTTGCATCCaagatatataatattttaattaagaaaagcCTGAAAGGAAATAACCATGGCAATCACTAATCACTAATCAAGGTCAAATCTGACTCCTCTCCAACGGCCTTAATTCGGGGATTGGTATGTGATTAGTGATTTTAAGGGAGAGTTCAAAATTCCTTTGCTATTGTTCTTCTAGCTTTTGTTGCTGGTAAATTTAGTTACGagcataaattttttatcaaaatatttggTAGAGTTTATATGATTTACTGACACTATTTTCCTATGCATtgcaaattttaaaactttttatcaataaatgtttaattttgatagatTGATAAGTTATTAttcattgaaaattatatgtgtatgtgtgtgtgtggaCAGATGTTAGTATAAAAACATGGAGggccaaaattttttaaatcttttatttattatatatattatttaatgatacctcaaaataatttttttattcaataattaatacaaataaaaaataacaaaattaccTCACAAGTCTCACCCAATTTTACCCTAAGTATCAAATTTTGTTCAcacctctttctctttctctctccttctttttcttttttatttctttttatcttttatccTTTCATTTTGACTTTACTCTCTTTCCTGTAACTTATTACCAAAACATACTTTATTCTTTAAGAGAGATTTATGAGCTTGCCAACTTGGACAAGAAAGGATGAGGACTATTCACTACTGTTGTATGAAATTAAAAGGAGGTaaagttttgagaaaattgtgagGAATGACCTTTTTTATAaagacattttaaaaataaccatcaaaaaaatttaactgtttttaaccATATTTAGCCATGacttgacaaaaataccctttaaactatttcaaataaattaaaccattcaCTACAATTTCTCTCCATTTGTGCTTCGGATTTCTCTCTCACTATCCTgctctctcaaattttatcgatttctctTTTCAGTATTCGTCTACTATGCTTCcagtttctctctctcacgTTTTCAGATTTCTATTTTTTACGCTTTCAATACACCAAGCAATGGTTTTGACGTGCTTGGTTGGATGGTTATTTGGGAAATtcgatttttaggtattttgaatgaaactGAAATGGTAGAAATAACCACAGATATATGAAAtagatttttattgaatcAATTCGGGACCTAAacaccaataaactcaaatttttgaaatttataaacctaggtttttgaaaaaaaaaaattatttttaataaaagtaggtgttttagataaaaaaaatttacattttgatttatgaaaacatgttagaaacactttaatcggtgccaaattgtaaaaaaaaaataaaaaaaaatgaaaagagttgagaggatttgaagttttggtttgtaagtaataacaatattttaggcattaaagtgtaacaaatatttttgaatttgtcgtgtaacaataatattttttaaacatggcgtgtaacaaaatattgttttttcaaCATAGTGTGTAACAACCTTTTTTAACAATGGCGCGTAActtgtttttgtacatggcatgtaacaacagtattttttttcaactgacgtgtaacaacctaaccatggcgtgtaacaacaatattttttttcaacatggcgtgcaacaacctaaccatggcttgtcatatgtttttatacatggcgtgtaacaacctaaccatggcttgttacatatttttgtatatagcatgtaacaacctaaccataaCGTATAATAACCTAACCATGacttgtcacatatttttgtacatggcgtgtaacatgtttttgtacatggcatgtaacatcaTAGCgtgtaattttattaagggtaattttgtccaaCTTGGCTAAAAAttggtaaaattataaaaagagctatttttgaaaacatcttatctttaagggttattttttaaaatgcccctaaagttttcttttgtcttcttctttctatttataatattattatttgtatttgattttttttcattccttTTCTATTTGCTCATATTTTCTAAGTCTCTATAGATTTTCTTCTCTAACTTTTTACGAACCATCAACcatgttcttcttctttcttttttgttatgtgggttctatctttttcttaccatgttcttcttttttctattattttgattttatattctatgattttagtttttaaaaattaaaaacttgtAGTGTTGCACTGTTAGTTGttgcttaaaatttcatcaaggtattatttttttatttattctaattgatatattaatttactttatttttactCTTCCAATTTCTACAGCAACTGTAAAGAGTCTTTTCAATAATGAAAATTGTGAACAAGACTCTATAACAAAATGGATAATGAGTTTCTTACATATAGTTTAATTgtttatattaagaaaaacattACTAGCCTTTTCAGTACAGAgttaataataaatgaatttGATTCTAGGAAACATCATCGAGCACAACTTTCCTAAAGGACTATTATaagtctttcttttcttattcctttttatttacatgttatataaaattgttatctattatgaattttttgattatttgttaAGTTCAACATATTagttctaaaaatttttagcCCTTATTCTTCTTTGTCTTTGACCCCTCAACAAAAGTTAGCTAGCTCCGtccctatatatatataaaagattttattatttattgataaaaaaaacaacCGAAAAAGTAATCACATATTCCTAAATTAAATAGcctgaaaattaaagaaaatgatcTCCTACAACTTCATTGTAAAACCCTTAGTTTCCATTACTTGGACAAATAGATAATTAACTTGGTGAATTTAGGAAAATGCTTTGTTTAGCTTAAATTCCTTAACTTTTAGCCTTGGGAAACCATACATAAAGGGCTTGAAGATTGGTGGAAAGAATAGAATTGATTTACAACTTGAAAGCATCAATTTTTGCAAGTTGGCGGTTGGTAGGTCGATCCCTAGGTTGAGAATTGGATAAAATGCATTATGAAACTTGCTAGGATCAACCCTTGCCCTTGAGGGGTCAATCCCAAGAGCATCCAAAACATGGGTAGCATTCTGGAAATTGCTAAGATCGACCACAACTCACAAAAAGGTCGATCCTTGAGTCTCAAAACAAAATGTAAGCATTCTTTCTTTAGCTAAGATCGACCCCCTAcacattaacaaaaaaaaaaagccctAAACCCCCCAAAACCCGAGCCTcccttatttttttcatttctctttgttcGTCCACTCATTTTCTCTCAAACTTCTCAgcccttaaaacccttaaactCCACCATCAAACCTTGATTTTCAAGAGCTAAGGGTAAGGATTTCTAGCTCATGTCTCTCTAAAAAATGGGTTTCAAGTTTCTAACTTTTATATCTTTCTTTGGACCTAAATTTTCTACCTATATTTCCAACATTTGGTTAGAATCTTTGTGTAaaagctcaccaaggtaagGAAAGGTATAAGAtaagttgtttatttgatgagtatgagttttggagCAAGtgttaaagaaaaactttggATTTTTAAGCATGGATTATTTAGGGTTAGAAATGAGTATTTAATGTATTACGAATGTATTATGGATCTTTgaatatattaatgattaatcatcattttagGTGTTGTTTAAGACTCAAACTCACTAAAGTGAAGTAAGGGTCAATTTTTGCGAAAGCTTGGAAAGGAGTGCTCTTGATTTGTGAGTAGATACGTAGTTTTATAAACTATTTGATATATACTATTAAGCATGTTTAGATGCATTGGAAATTTGGTCATGAAAAAGTATGGATAACCACTTGATTTGTTGTGATTTCAAATGGTTTTAGAAATGTGATTTGTAATCTCTGTGTATGTAAATTTGAATACTACATATTAGATTTCAAGTGGGGGACAAGCCTTTATTGCTgtgaatttcatttcaaatgaGTGATACATAACTTGTATTTGTTTTGAATAATGGTAATGGTTGAATGTTGTTCTATACATATGTGACTATGTATaagttgaattgtttattaTCCTTTGTGAAAGTTGTATGTTAACTAATTCCGGAAAGAATTAGTGTTGTGGGCTAAATGCCCTTGCATATTTTAGAATGACATTTCTTATCACATTTGAGGTTAGTTGTGCCTAGCATGTTAAGAACTATATGCTTTGATATAATGGGGTTCGTATATACAATAGTATATTGAAATCACTAGGTTGCTTTGCACACTTGATTGCTTCTCCTTACATGTTTTGATAAATGTCTTTGTATGTTTGGTAATGTGCCATGGCACGTATTGGACTATTAGATTTTTTGATTGTTGGATTAATATGGCTAATGAACACATTTTGTAAGCTTAGTATCATACTTGGATCCACACTGTGTTGTGATGGACACACACTTGGAATGTTTGGAATATAATGTGAATTTGCTGATGATATTGAACCATCATTTTTGGTGTTATGATTAAATTACTTGTAATGAACTATTAGACATTTGAATTCTTTACATAAATCATGTTATATATAAATTGCACCTTGAGTAGACATGGATTTGGATGTTTGGAACACATTGgcaaaaattgtgattttggatgaaaaattgAGATATAAGGATCGACTCTTACATTTTAAAAGGTCAATCCCTAGTTAGCAGAATACATGAACAATGTTTTGTTTTAGGGTACAATCGACCCTTACACTTGGTCAATCCTTATTGTGTCATGGACACTACGTTAGTTAATTAAGCCTTCGTTATAGAAATTTGGTTGAGCAAATACTAGACTAAGAGACTACGAACTTTGTGTATAAGTTTATCTCACGAAAATGACATCGAGAACACTTGATTACCTTGCAAGGTTACTATTGATATATTATCTAAAATTGCATAAGTTTTTAACTTTGTTTACTAACTACTCTTTCAATTAGCTTGTTCCCTATCCCCGTATTTGCTCACTAAGATTCTATATTTCACCACACGTAAATTCTATTTTCGTTTTAGATCAGTAAACCTCTTGGGTGGTGTGTTAATGGAGTTTTCTTGTCGTCATTCTTGGTAGGCCATCATGAAGGCATccagtatatatatatatatatatatatatatatatatatatatatatatctttgaGTCGCGTCACTTCGTTGATCTTGTCATCCTTtgctttgaattatttttatatttactaAAACATGTTTATATTTGGCCATTGAATGGCAATAATAGATGATTAATGGATTGTAATTATGATTCCACTTATgtttacaaattacaaacttatAGGTTtgtttaaga
It includes:
- the LOC108662411 gene encoding putative UPF0481 protein At3g02645, producing the protein MSSLQTTMTSNFSSNCDEFRWVINIRRFLDEELEDDIEIPVSIFNVPKALMSSSPDCYTPQQVGISPYHYWRPDLYEMERYKLAAAKRTQKQLQCPTFEDLVEQLEQVDPRIRACYHKYLDLDSETLAWMMAISTSFLLEFLQIYVFHEGKTLSSEVCSRMSHLVDHAGAKSAHNSILRDIMMLENQIPLFVLRKVLEVQFSSLEAADDLSLLMLRGLCRELSPFKMMKNLPKIDISKCPHVLDFLYNMIVPKLEEQSEPIQQPEDQNKETTKDKQSNPVLDSSYAKWLLSEIWKMFSTMNCAPTRLIKAALKSGPVRLILNLPWKILSNLPGFSILRKPIEYLCFIKEKEEEVISSASNFSIHKPPLIEEIAIPSVADLSKAGVRILPTNGNISTISFDVTTVTLYLPMVCLDINTEVVLRNLVAYEASNASGPLVFTRYTELMNGIIDTEEDVKLLRERGIILNHLKSDKEAADMWNGMSKSIRLTKVPFLDKVIEDVNKYHNGRWNVKATDFFKQYVYGSWQFLTLLAAIMLLFLMTFQAFCSVYSCSQVFRIQTSD